In Mangifera indica cultivar Alphonso chromosome 1, CATAS_Mindica_2.1, whole genome shotgun sequence, a single genomic region encodes these proteins:
- the LOC123195772 gene encoding carnosine N-methyltransferase-like, with amino-acid sequence MLNSKSPLIIRWRRRWSASVKTEEQMSYRVEEREMEEDEERRRQRRLEEAMEVKSLRRIISAYLNYPEAAEEDVRRYERSFKKLLPHHKALISHYPTKFRKLRKCISVNSYFIFAMLQAFDPPIDMSQDMDICEDSHVEHTPNDHLLSKDMNVSSCNCTSTSRRTCSSEADEACCEEKSDAICKTTKEMATNKEDETEGPSESKVASTPAELENKKEMEQNCSNEYTDSDGNVISHCNWLDPSFQLNVPLVDVDKVRCIIRNIVRDWAAEGKKERDQCYKPILEELDALFPNRSKESPPACLVPGAGLGRLALEISCLGFMSQGNEFSYYMMICSSFILNHTQNAGEWTIYPWIHSNCNSLSDSDQLRPVPIPDIHPASAGITEGFSMCGGDFVEVYNDPSQEGFWDAVVTCFFIDTAHNIIEYIEIISKILKDGGVWINLGPLLYHFADSYGEEDEISIELSLEDVKRVAVHYGFECERESTIETTYTTNPRSMMQNHYYAAFWTMRKKPATETKDTAQ; translated from the exons ATGCTGAACTCCAAAAGCCCTTTAATTATTAGGTGGAGGCGAAGATGGAGTGCGAGTGTAAAGACTGAAGAGCAAATGAGTTACAGAGTAGAAGAAAGAGAGATGGAGGAAGACGAGGAACGACGTCGTCAAAGAAGGCTTGAAGAAGCCATGGAAGTTAAATCCCTCAGGCGTATCATTAGTGCCTATCTCAA CTATCCGGAAGCTGCGGAAGAAGATGTTAGAAGATACGAAAGGTCTTTTAAAAAGCTTCTACCGCATCACAAg GCTTTAATATCTCACTACCCTACCAAGTTTCGGAAACTAAGGAA ATGTATTTCCGTCAATTCCTATTTTATTTTCGCTATGCTTCAG GCATTTGATCCCCCGATTGATATGAGCCAGGACATGGATATATGTGAGGACTCTCATGTTGAACATACCCCAAATGATCATCTGTTATCTAAAGACATGAATGTTAGCTCTTGTAACTGTACATCAACCAGTAGAAGAACATGTTCTTCTGAGGCTGATGAAGCCTGCTGTGAGGAAAAGAGTGATGCAATTTGCAAAACTACAAAAGAAATGGCTACAAATAAG GAGGACGAAACTGAAGGTCCCAGTGAGTCTAAAGTGGCAAGCACTCCCGCtgaattggaaaataaaaaggagATGGAACAAAATTGTAGCAATGAATATACCGATTCTGATGGAAAC GTAATCTCACATTGCAACTGGTTGGATCCATCATTCCAGTTGAATGTTCCATTAGTTGATGTTGATAAG GTCCGATGTATAATAAGGAATATTGTTAGAGACTGGGCAGCAGAG GGGAAAAAAGAGCGTGATCAATGCTACAAGCCTATTCTTGAAGAGCTTGATGCTCTATTTCCAAATCGCTCTAAAGAAAG CCCACCTGCCTGTTTAGTTCCTGGTGCTGGACTGGGGCGGTTGGCTTTGGAGATCTCATGTCTAG GTTTTATGAGCCAGGGAAATGAATTTTCATACTACATGATGATATGCTCAAGTTTCATTCTTAATca taCCCAAAATGCTGGGGAGTGGACAATATATCCTTGGATACATAGCAATTGCAATTCACTTTCTGACAGTGACCAATTGCGTCCTGTTCCTATCCCTGATATTCATCCAGCAAG TGCAGGGATTACTGAAGGCTTTTCTATGTGTGGCGGAGACTTTGTTGAGGTCTATAATGATCCAAGCCAAGAGG GCTTTTGGGATGCGGTTGTAACTTGCTTCTTTATTGATACTGCACACAACATTATTGAATACAttgaaataatatcaaaaattctGAAAGATGGCGGA GTTTGGATAAATTTGGGACCCCTACTTTATCACTTTGCAGATAGTTATGGGGAGGAAGAT GAAATTTCTATTGAACTGAGTTTGGAAGATGTAAAGAGGGTTGCTGTACACTATGGTTTTGAGTGTGAG AGGGAAAGCACAATTGAGACAACCTACACTACAAATCCCCGATCTATGATGCAG AACCACTACTATGCTGCATTTTGGACAATGAGAAAGAAACCAGCAACTGAAACGAAGGATACCGCCCAATAA
- the LOC123209268 gene encoding Fanconi anemia group D2 protein homolog isoform X1 — MVLLRQQKSSLKRERDSSPSFRSQFPSSKVPKSLDSKTEKMISILADAGCTLINRSAPPSLPSDPNHLQRHLTNLFSRDPSLSSHFLAGFSTYIDSPNNLTRVMSSLNPGRNNSLVRHLLLVPSIQLELMNMLLEKLPEFFDINPETSLSLQDDVGRLIINQFRWLDFLVDPQAFTDKLMQLLCICPLHLKKEIIGSLPEIIGDQSDNKTVVDSLHQMLREDSAIIVPVLDCFSNLNLDDQLQEQVITIALSCIRTIDAQHMPYLLRFLLLSAKQANVRMIISHIRQHLKFVGVSNSRATQQYKLKGKSLVDHSEASILDALRSSLRFKNMLCQEILKELNGLQKPHDHKVIDVWLLVLMYTNADIALQRSILKLLRKKIVQDCIQEVMLDQCIRGNKELVQDFFPSFLSFSEYLLTCKEQKAMELGIHLYTILFEEFNNTNARQEVLGALITHVGSGVNFEVSSALETLSLLASKYAPELIPLSSHINGILDYLEVFSIANLQKVYEVFSHLALSGKSSAGCFGSSIANELLMIVRKQVSHKELKYKKIGLIGTLKIVSCLGDASNVTRTSQFGKSNAEEALEILKTSLNSCKQLYLPLILFYDELTTVLNCRTLHRDIIEWISKHVGEFESIFLSDLEGGQLLIKESYCGLEGELWMNLDGDISPICLNILPLVSSSSQSDSLQILPAKFLLLSAVERLTNQGSLGGIDALLGCPLHIPSSKYFSEAGLQSLTEKQKQMVILSLYYAANWIRELLNAFCTQVAGRLELMSQTTKEDIIVKLLKRLRNLVFLESLLNYSVKCFPQSLPELHLLVEQCGSLLHQPSKMDQLARKNENKKIHDSVPSDKKRKHKKISKASTSSDVNERLQQPTILDVLRKAGSLTSQEVTNEDSSSTFSKSGKAEAPDQTSSDCNEPVIIEVSKVAKALEIQRFKFRPLQLQCLAILTFSKNQDSCCSDPAAELPLYLYLLRDLHYKLDCFTPSSKQLLPRCWSASDGFNKITAEELLNKVKPVFPSLKRQFECAVCILKGGGEICQDHWKVESAIAGNPDICNVMFSNSSVSTLTIKEVLTCFSKMLNLPEMQMNKPVLSDLLQSFQPVKIPDAIISGLQPVPLSGTIEYLYLGVFSFLEDVLNIACSYSFMVASESLLTLESVVISLQGFLDKLGENNTTTHSGVIQSVLNNLRCRLGISAQKLLKHNWSDESLENGWRNKGEIVQKILWIYLEHSESTTSLLDELACTILPQVTSWKTNTEGDHHGFPALCPATFVAWYRILHEVNLSILNKLVKEAAHLEKLKAGVQPEVVQRHLTKTHKCVNVVVSLVNICRMHDKVTVHAMAVKYGGNFVDTFLKAFDFLQVHFQTHNEIIIQLVKELQKATRTIQILCSEAKGLKQTAITSKIPSTKRSMERFLFRVKALFHTSSSGCTFWMGNLKHKDLMGQVVSSQAYVDDPSTNFDEDKTEAVDENQAVSPASEDRQTE, encoded by the exons ATGGTGTTACTACGGCAGCAAAAGTCGTCACTCAAAAGAGAAAGAGACTCGTCTCCCTCTTTCAGAAGTCAATTTCCTTCTTCCAAAGTTCCTAAATCCCTAGATTCAAAAACTGAAAAGATGATTTCTATTCTGGCGGATGCTGGTTGTACCTTAATCAACCGCTCCGCTCCTCCTTCTCTTCCTTCTGATCCCAACCATCTCCAACGCCACCTCACCAATCTCTTCTCTCGTGAcccttctctttcttctcattTCCTTGCTGGTTTCTCTACTTACATTGACTCTCCCAATAATTTAACCAG AGTTATGAGCTCTTTAAATCCTGGCAGAAACAACAGCTTAGTTCGACATCTCTTGTTGGTCCCCTCTATTCAATTAGAACTTATGAACATGCTTCTCGAGAAACTTCCAGAATTCTTTGACATAAATCCGGAGACATCGTTGTCTCTTCAAGATGATGTTGGTAGGCTCATTATTAATCAATTTCGGTGGCTTGATTTTCTTGTGGACCCTCAAGCCTTTACTGATAAGTTGATGCAACTACTTTGTATTTGTcctttacatttaaaaaaagaaatcattggATCATTGCCTGAGATTATTGGTGATCAGTCAGATAATAAGACTGTGGTAGACTCCCTCCACCAGATGCTCAGAGAAGATTCAGCTATCATTGTGCCTGTGCTTGACTGTTTTTCCAACCTTAATTTGGATGATCAGTTGCAAGAACAAGTCATCACCATAGCATTATCATGCATTAGAACCATTGATGCACAACACATGCCATATCTACTTAGATTTTTACTCCTTTCTGCAAAACAAGCAAATGTTCGAATGATTATATCTCACATCCGACAGCATTTGAAGTTCGTTGGGGTGTCAAATTCTCGTGCAACGCAGCAATATAAACTAAAAGGAAAGTCTTTAGTAGATCATTCAGAGGCATCTATTCTTGATGCCTTGAGGTCAAGTCTTCGATTTAAGaat ATGCTTTGTCAGGAGATTTTGAAAGAATTGAATGGCCTCCAGAAGCCACACGATCACAAAGTCATAGACGTATGGCTTCTTGTGCTTATGTATACAAATGCCGACATAGCCCTACAAAGGAGCATTTTAAAGCTTCTCAGGAAGAAAATTGTTCAAGATTGCATTCAGGAAGTTATGCTTGATCAGTGTATTCGTGGGAATAAAGAATTGGTCCAG GATTTTTTTCCGTCCTTCCTATCATTCTCCGAGTACTTATTAACATGCAAAGAACAAAAGGCTATGGAGCTTGGGATTCACTTGTATACCATCCTATTTGAAGAGTTTAATAATACTAATGCAAGACAGGAA GTTCTTGGTGCACTAATTACGCATGTGGGATCAGGTGTTAACTTTGAAGTGAGTTCTGCTTTGGAGACCTTGTCTCTGCTGGCCTCAAAATATGCACCGGAACTGATTCCATTATCTTCTCATATAAATG GGATTTTGGATTACTTGGAGGTTTTTAGTATTGCAAATCTGCAGAAG GTCTACGAGGTTTTCAGTCATCTAGCACTGTCTGGTAAATCTAGTGCTGGTTGTTTTGGATCTTCTATTGCAAATGAACTTCTCATGATAGTGCGGAAGCAG GTCAGCCATAAAGAACTGAAGTACAAAAAGATAGGCCTGATAGGAACTCTGAAGATAGTTTCTTGTCTTGGTGATGCTAGTAATGTTACTAGAACATCTCAATTTGGG AAATCAAACGCTGAAGAGGCTTTGGAAATCTTAAAAACATCTCTGAATTCTTGCAAACAGTTGTACTTGCCTTTGATTCTCTTTTATGACGAACTGACTACAGTGTTGAACTGCAGAACACTTCACCGAGATATCATAGAATG GATTTCAAAACATGTTGGAGAATTTGAATCTATATTTCTGTCTGATCTTGAAGGTGGACAACTACTTATTAAGGAATCTTACTGCGGTCTAGAAG GGGAGCTATGGATGAACTTGGATGGAGATATATCTCCtatttgtttgaatattttgCCATTGGTTTCCTCTTCTTCTCA GTCAGATTCTTTACAAATTCTTCCTGCAAAGTTCCTTTTACTTTCTGCT GTTGAGAGGTTAACAAATCAAGGATCTCTTGGAGGAATTGATGCATTACTTGGTTGCCCTTTACACATCCCTTCCTCAAAG TATTTCTCTGAAGCTGGTTTGCAGTCTCTCACAGAGAAGCAGAAACAGATGGTGATCCTCTCGCTTTATTATGCAGCAAACTGGATACGAGAACTG CTTAATGCCTTCTGCACACAAGTTGCTGGAAGACTGGAATTAATGAGTCAGACTACAAAGGAGGATATAATTGTGAAGCTGTTGAAGCGACTACGGAATCTAGT ATTTCTGGAAAGCTTGTTAAACTATTCCGTCAAATGCTTCCCTCAATCTCTACCTGAGCTCCATCTTCTTGTGGAGCAATGTGGATCCTTACTGCATCAACCTAGTAAAATGGATCAACTGGCCAGAAAGaatgaaaacaagaaaatacaTGACAGTGTCCCTTCAGACAAGAAAAGGAAGCATAAAAAGATCTCAAAGGCATCAACAAGTTCAGATGTAAACGAAAGATTGCAGCAGCCAACGATATTGGATGTGTTGAGAAAAGCAGGAAGTCTTACAAGTCAAGAGGTGACAAATGAGGATTCTTCTAGTACATTTTCAAAGAGCGGGAAAGCTGAGGCACCTGACCAAACTTCCTCTGATTGTAATGAGCCAGTAATTATAGAAGTTTCTAAAGTTGCCAAGGCTTTGGAAATACAAAGATTTAAGTTCAGGCCTCTTCAGTTACAATGCCTTGCCATTCTGACATTTTCAAAG AATCAAGACTCATGTTGCTCTGACCCTGCTGCTGAG TTACCCCTGTATCTGTACCTTTTGCGTGATCTCCACTACAAGCTGGATTGTTTTACTCCTTCAAGCAAACAATTGTTGCCCAGATGCTGGAGTGCTTCTGATGGTTTTAACAAGATTACAGCTGAAGAACTCTTGAATAAAGTCAAACCAGTTTTTCCAAGTCTTAAGAGGCAATTTGAGTGTGCAGTTTGCATTCTTAAAGGAG GAGGTGAAATTTGTCAAGATCATTGGAAAGTGGAATCTGCTATTGCTGGAAATCCTGATATATGTAATGTTATGTTCTCAAATTCTTCCGTTTCCACATTGACCATTAAAGAAGTACTTACTTGCTTCAGTAAG ATGCTAAACCTTCCTGAAATGCAAATGAACAAACCGGTTCTCTCAGATCTTCTTCAATCATTCCAGCCAGTGAAAATACCAGATGCTATAATTTCAGGACTACAACCTGTCCCTCTCTCTGGGACAATAGAGTATTTATATCTTGGTGTCTTTTCATTTCTGGAAGATGTCCTGAATATTG CATGTTCTTACTCCTTTATGGTGGCCTCAGAATCTCTTCTTACTTTAGAATCAGTTGTAATATCGCTTCAAGGGTTCCTTGATAAGTTGGGGGAAAATAATACAACCACACACTCGGGAGTTATCCAGAGTGTACTTAACAACTTGCGTTGTAGACTTGGAATTTCTGCTCAGAAGTTGTTAAAGCATAATTGGAGTGATGAAAGTCTTGAGAATGGTTGGAGGAACAAA GGAGAAATAGTGCAGAAGATTCTATGGATTTATTTGGAGCACAGCGAGTCCACTACCAGTTTGTTGGATGAGCTTGCATGCACCATCTTGCCTCAG GTTACTTCCTGGAAAACAAACACAGAAGGTGATCATCATGGTTTCCCTGCTCTATGTCCTGCCACATTCGTTGCATGGTACCGGATACTT CATGAAGTGAACCTCTCTATTCTTAACAAATTG GTGAAGGAAGCTGCTCACTTGGAAAAGCTGAAAGCTGGTGTTCAACCAGAAGTTGTTCAAAGACATTTGACCAAAACACACAAGTGTGTGAATGTGGTGGTATCATTAGTTAACATATGTAGGATGCATGACAAG GTGACTGTGCATGCCATGGCTGTCAAGTATGGTGGGAATTTTGTTGATACCTTCCTGAAAG CTTTTGACTTCTTACAGGTCCACTTTCAAACACATAATGAAATTATAATCCAATTG GTGAAAGAGCTTCAAAAGGCCACAAGAACAATACAGATTCTATGCTCTGAAGCAAAG GGGTTGAAACAAACAGCCATAACTAGCAAAATTCCTTCTACAAAGAGGTCAATGGAACGTTTTCTGTTTCGTGTCAAGGCTCTTTTCCACACATCATCTAGTGGATGCACCTTTTGGATGG GCAATCTAAAACACAAGGATTTGATGGGTCAGGTTGTGAGCTCGCAGGCATATGTAGATGATCCAAGTACCAATTTTGATGAGGATAAAACAGAAGCTGTTGATGAGAATCAAGCTGTTAGTCCAGCAAGTGAGGACAGACAAACAGAATAA
- the LOC123209268 gene encoding Fanconi anemia group D2 protein homolog isoform X2: MVLLRQQKSSLKRERDSSPSFRSQFPSSKVPKSLDSKTEKMISILADAGCTLINRSAPPSLPSDPNHLQRHLTNLFSRDPSLSSHFLAGFSTYIDSPNNLTRVMSSLNPGRNNSLVRHLLLVPSIQLELMNMLLEKLPEFFDINPETSLSLQDDVGRLIINQFRWLDFLVDPQAFTDKLMQLLCICPLHLKKEIIGSLPEIIGDQSDNKTVVDSLHQMLREDSAIIVPVLDCFSNLNLDDQLQEQVITIALSCIRTIDAQHMPYLLRFLLLSAKQANVRMIISHIRQHLKFVGVSNSRATQQYKLKGKSLVDHSEASILDALRSSLRFKNMLCQEILKELNGLQKPHDHKVIDVWLLVLMYTNADIALQRSILKLLRKKIVQDCIQEVMLDQCIRGNKELVQDFFPSFLSFSEYLLTCKEQKAMELGIHLYTILFEEFNNTNARQEVLGALITHVGSGVNFEVSSALETLSLLASKYAPELIPLSSHINGILDYLEVFSIANLQKVYEVFSHLALSGKSSAGCFGSSIANELLMIVRKQVSHKELKYKKIGLIGTLKIVSCLGDASNVTRTSQFGKSNAEEALEILKTSLNSCKQLYLPLILFYDELTTVLNCRTLHRDIIEWISKHVGEFESIFLSDLEGGQLLIKESYCGLEGELWMNLDGDISPICLNILPLVSSSSQSDSLQILPAKFLLLSAVERLTNQGSLGGIDALLGCPLHIPSSKYFSEAGLQSLTEKQKQMVILSLYYAANWIRELLNAFCTQVAGRLELMSQTTKEDIIVKLLKRLRNLVFLESLLNYSVKCFPQSLPELHLLVEQCGSLLHQPSKMDQLARKNENKKIHDSVPSDKKRKHKKISKASTSSDVNERLQQPTILDVLRKAGSLTSQEVTNEDSSSTFSKSGKAEAPDQTSSDCNEPVIIEVSKVAKALEIQRFKFRPLQLQCLAILTFSKNQDSCCSDPAAELPLYLYLLRDLHYKLDCFTPSSKQLLPRCWSASDGFNKITAEELLNKVKPVFPSLKRQFECAVCILKGGGEICQDHWKVESAIAGNPDICNVMFSNSSVSTLTIKEVLTCFSKMLNLPEMQMNKPVLSDLLQSFQPVKIPDAIISGLQPVPLSGTIEYLYLGVFSFLEDVLNIACSYSFMVASESLLTLESVVISLQGFLDKLGENNTTTHSGVIQSVLNNLRCRLGISAQKLLKHNWSDESLENGWRNKGEIVQKILWIYLEHSESTTSLLDELACTILPQVTSWKTNTEGDHHGFPALCPATFVAWYRILIFAA; this comes from the exons ATGGTGTTACTACGGCAGCAAAAGTCGTCACTCAAAAGAGAAAGAGACTCGTCTCCCTCTTTCAGAAGTCAATTTCCTTCTTCCAAAGTTCCTAAATCCCTAGATTCAAAAACTGAAAAGATGATTTCTATTCTGGCGGATGCTGGTTGTACCTTAATCAACCGCTCCGCTCCTCCTTCTCTTCCTTCTGATCCCAACCATCTCCAACGCCACCTCACCAATCTCTTCTCTCGTGAcccttctctttcttctcattTCCTTGCTGGTTTCTCTACTTACATTGACTCTCCCAATAATTTAACCAG AGTTATGAGCTCTTTAAATCCTGGCAGAAACAACAGCTTAGTTCGACATCTCTTGTTGGTCCCCTCTATTCAATTAGAACTTATGAACATGCTTCTCGAGAAACTTCCAGAATTCTTTGACATAAATCCGGAGACATCGTTGTCTCTTCAAGATGATGTTGGTAGGCTCATTATTAATCAATTTCGGTGGCTTGATTTTCTTGTGGACCCTCAAGCCTTTACTGATAAGTTGATGCAACTACTTTGTATTTGTcctttacatttaaaaaaagaaatcattggATCATTGCCTGAGATTATTGGTGATCAGTCAGATAATAAGACTGTGGTAGACTCCCTCCACCAGATGCTCAGAGAAGATTCAGCTATCATTGTGCCTGTGCTTGACTGTTTTTCCAACCTTAATTTGGATGATCAGTTGCAAGAACAAGTCATCACCATAGCATTATCATGCATTAGAACCATTGATGCACAACACATGCCATATCTACTTAGATTTTTACTCCTTTCTGCAAAACAAGCAAATGTTCGAATGATTATATCTCACATCCGACAGCATTTGAAGTTCGTTGGGGTGTCAAATTCTCGTGCAACGCAGCAATATAAACTAAAAGGAAAGTCTTTAGTAGATCATTCAGAGGCATCTATTCTTGATGCCTTGAGGTCAAGTCTTCGATTTAAGaat ATGCTTTGTCAGGAGATTTTGAAAGAATTGAATGGCCTCCAGAAGCCACACGATCACAAAGTCATAGACGTATGGCTTCTTGTGCTTATGTATACAAATGCCGACATAGCCCTACAAAGGAGCATTTTAAAGCTTCTCAGGAAGAAAATTGTTCAAGATTGCATTCAGGAAGTTATGCTTGATCAGTGTATTCGTGGGAATAAAGAATTGGTCCAG GATTTTTTTCCGTCCTTCCTATCATTCTCCGAGTACTTATTAACATGCAAAGAACAAAAGGCTATGGAGCTTGGGATTCACTTGTATACCATCCTATTTGAAGAGTTTAATAATACTAATGCAAGACAGGAA GTTCTTGGTGCACTAATTACGCATGTGGGATCAGGTGTTAACTTTGAAGTGAGTTCTGCTTTGGAGACCTTGTCTCTGCTGGCCTCAAAATATGCACCGGAACTGATTCCATTATCTTCTCATATAAATG GGATTTTGGATTACTTGGAGGTTTTTAGTATTGCAAATCTGCAGAAG GTCTACGAGGTTTTCAGTCATCTAGCACTGTCTGGTAAATCTAGTGCTGGTTGTTTTGGATCTTCTATTGCAAATGAACTTCTCATGATAGTGCGGAAGCAG GTCAGCCATAAAGAACTGAAGTACAAAAAGATAGGCCTGATAGGAACTCTGAAGATAGTTTCTTGTCTTGGTGATGCTAGTAATGTTACTAGAACATCTCAATTTGGG AAATCAAACGCTGAAGAGGCTTTGGAAATCTTAAAAACATCTCTGAATTCTTGCAAACAGTTGTACTTGCCTTTGATTCTCTTTTATGACGAACTGACTACAGTGTTGAACTGCAGAACACTTCACCGAGATATCATAGAATG GATTTCAAAACATGTTGGAGAATTTGAATCTATATTTCTGTCTGATCTTGAAGGTGGACAACTACTTATTAAGGAATCTTACTGCGGTCTAGAAG GGGAGCTATGGATGAACTTGGATGGAGATATATCTCCtatttgtttgaatattttgCCATTGGTTTCCTCTTCTTCTCA GTCAGATTCTTTACAAATTCTTCCTGCAAAGTTCCTTTTACTTTCTGCT GTTGAGAGGTTAACAAATCAAGGATCTCTTGGAGGAATTGATGCATTACTTGGTTGCCCTTTACACATCCCTTCCTCAAAG TATTTCTCTGAAGCTGGTTTGCAGTCTCTCACAGAGAAGCAGAAACAGATGGTGATCCTCTCGCTTTATTATGCAGCAAACTGGATACGAGAACTG CTTAATGCCTTCTGCACACAAGTTGCTGGAAGACTGGAATTAATGAGTCAGACTACAAAGGAGGATATAATTGTGAAGCTGTTGAAGCGACTACGGAATCTAGT ATTTCTGGAAAGCTTGTTAAACTATTCCGTCAAATGCTTCCCTCAATCTCTACCTGAGCTCCATCTTCTTGTGGAGCAATGTGGATCCTTACTGCATCAACCTAGTAAAATGGATCAACTGGCCAGAAAGaatgaaaacaagaaaatacaTGACAGTGTCCCTTCAGACAAGAAAAGGAAGCATAAAAAGATCTCAAAGGCATCAACAAGTTCAGATGTAAACGAAAGATTGCAGCAGCCAACGATATTGGATGTGTTGAGAAAAGCAGGAAGTCTTACAAGTCAAGAGGTGACAAATGAGGATTCTTCTAGTACATTTTCAAAGAGCGGGAAAGCTGAGGCACCTGACCAAACTTCCTCTGATTGTAATGAGCCAGTAATTATAGAAGTTTCTAAAGTTGCCAAGGCTTTGGAAATACAAAGATTTAAGTTCAGGCCTCTTCAGTTACAATGCCTTGCCATTCTGACATTTTCAAAG AATCAAGACTCATGTTGCTCTGACCCTGCTGCTGAG TTACCCCTGTATCTGTACCTTTTGCGTGATCTCCACTACAAGCTGGATTGTTTTACTCCTTCAAGCAAACAATTGTTGCCCAGATGCTGGAGTGCTTCTGATGGTTTTAACAAGATTACAGCTGAAGAACTCTTGAATAAAGTCAAACCAGTTTTTCCAAGTCTTAAGAGGCAATTTGAGTGTGCAGTTTGCATTCTTAAAGGAG GAGGTGAAATTTGTCAAGATCATTGGAAAGTGGAATCTGCTATTGCTGGAAATCCTGATATATGTAATGTTATGTTCTCAAATTCTTCCGTTTCCACATTGACCATTAAAGAAGTACTTACTTGCTTCAGTAAG ATGCTAAACCTTCCTGAAATGCAAATGAACAAACCGGTTCTCTCAGATCTTCTTCAATCATTCCAGCCAGTGAAAATACCAGATGCTATAATTTCAGGACTACAACCTGTCCCTCTCTCTGGGACAATAGAGTATTTATATCTTGGTGTCTTTTCATTTCTGGAAGATGTCCTGAATATTG CATGTTCTTACTCCTTTATGGTGGCCTCAGAATCTCTTCTTACTTTAGAATCAGTTGTAATATCGCTTCAAGGGTTCCTTGATAAGTTGGGGGAAAATAATACAACCACACACTCGGGAGTTATCCAGAGTGTACTTAACAACTTGCGTTGTAGACTTGGAATTTCTGCTCAGAAGTTGTTAAAGCATAATTGGAGTGATGAAAGTCTTGAGAATGGTTGGAGGAACAAA GGAGAAATAGTGCAGAAGATTCTATGGATTTATTTGGAGCACAGCGAGTCCACTACCAGTTTGTTGGATGAGCTTGCATGCACCATCTTGCCTCAG GTTACTTCCTGGAAAACAAACACAGAAGGTGATCATCATGGTTTCCCTGCTCTATGTCCTGCCACATTCGTTGCATGGTACCGGATACTT ATATTTGCAGCATGA